A single region of the Silene latifolia isolate original U9 population chromosome 8, ASM4854445v1, whole genome shotgun sequence genome encodes:
- the LOC141597262 gene encoding protein IQ-domain 26-like: MGKATRWFKGIFGIKTSSNNNNNENGENGNKKLYSGDRKRNTPADAAAAAAWVKSYYGESEKEQSKHAIAVAAATAAAADAAVAAAQAAVAVVRLTSHGRGNMFSVGGGGGGGGGCGRVEWAAVKIQNMFRGYLARKALRALKGLVKIQALVRGYLVRKQATATLHGMQALIRAQATVRNKRALSKLPSHDFNHFPRSEIRARRSLEIYDDTRSEHAASVHSRRLSASFERRSIKPITEDIPKIVEVDPGRPRTPSRPHKSVTRPGSDPCDRDPSFPTPLSIPSCQHWHDTDWGLTGDECRFSTAHSTPRVVATPVTPSRSVCGDSSYNYYSRQQFGNYNQQQQYYPNYMANTQSFCSKVRSQSAPRQRPETGYSSSSKKRLSLNEMMESRNSLSGVRMQRSCSQVQGAINFKNAIMGKLERSYDFSKDSHVYHLPSK; the protein is encoded by the exons ATGGGTAAAGCAACAAGGTGGTTTAAGGGGATTTTTGGAATAAAAACCTctagtaataataacaacaatgaaaatgGTGAAAATGGGAATAAAAAACTATATTCCGGTGACCGGAAAAGAAACACTCCGGCGGATGCGGCGGCAGCAGCGGCGTGGGTGAAGTCGTATTATGGGGAAAGTGAGAAAGAACAGAGTAAACATGCCATTGCGGTGGCTGCTGCCACCGCGGCTGCGGCAGATGCAGCAGTGGCAGCTGCACAGGCTGCGGTTGCGGTGGTTCGGCTTACGAGTCATGGAAGGGGAAATATGTTTTCGGTTGGTGGCggcggtggcggcggtggtggttgTGGTAGGGTGGAGTGGGCCGCTGTGAAAATTCAGAACATGTTTCGGGGATACTTG GCAAGGAAAGCATTGAGAGCATTAAAAGGACTAGTGAAGATACAAGCATTAGTAAGAGGATATTTGGTAAGGAAACAAGCTACTGCTACACTTCATGGTATGCAAGCACTTATCAGAGCTCAAGCTACTGTCAGAAACAAACGTGCTCTTTCTAAACTTCCTTCTCATGATTTCAATCATTTTCCTCGGTCGGAAATTAGAGCCCGTCGATCTTTG GAAATATATGATGACACTAGAAGTGAACACGCAGCATCAGTACACAGCAGAAGATTGTCAGCGTCCTTTGAGCGCAGGAGCATAAAACCAATTACAGAAGACATCCCAAAAATTGTCGAGGTGGACCCGGGTCGGCCTAGAACACCATCAAGACCCCATAAAAGCGTTACAAGACCCGGATCTGACCCATGTGACCGGGACCCATCTTTCCCGACTCCTTTATCTATCCCAAGCTGTCAGCATTGGCATGATACCGATTGGGGTCTAACGGGTGATGAATGTCGATTCTCGACTGCACATAGTACACCTCGAGTGGTCGCGACCCCAGTTACCCCATCCAGGAGCGTGTGTGGGGATAGTAGTTACAACTACTACTCAAGGCAGCAATTTGGGaattacaatcaacaacaacagtACTACCCTAATTATATGGCTAATACGCAGTCGTTTTGCTCGAAAGTTAGGTCACAAAGTGCACCTAGACAGAGGCCAGAAACAGGGtattcttcttcttctaagaAAAGATTGTCATTGAATGAGATGATGGAGTCTAGAAATAGTTTAAGTGGTGTTAGAATGCAAAGGTCATGTTCTCAAGTTCAAGGGGCTATTAATTTTAAGAATGCTATCATGGGTAAACTTGAGAGGTCCTATGACTTTAGTAAGGACTCTCATGTTTACCACTTGCCTAGCAAGTAG
- the LOC141597261 gene encoding putative pectinesterase 53, translating to MKRFNLSLLFIILLHCSTHKITCHGRIQQHHQIHHDDHDHHKHKTPNPKELTINMTRAKDSEEQFMKWVNFVGSLKHTLFKTAKNKLFPSYTLTVSKNPTKGDFTTIQDAIDSLPLINLVRVVIQVKADTYEEKVNIPQLKAFITIEGEGADNTIIQWGDTAQTIGPNGRPVGTFGSATFAVNSPYFIAKNITFKNTFPVPPPGAVGKQAVAFRISADTASFLGCKFLGAQDTLYDHVGRHYYKDCYIEGTVDFIFGNGLSLFEGCQVHAVAHNYGAVTAQGRSSMLDDTGFSFVNCKVTGSGALYLGRAWGPFSRVVFAYTYMDNIIIPKGWYDWGDPTRDLTVFYGQYKCTGPGASYAERVAWSRELTDEEAKPFLSLSFIDGFEWIINL from the exons ATGAAGAGATTCAATTTATCCCTCCTATTCATAATTTTGCTACATTGTTCAACCCACAAAATTACATGTCATGGTAGAATACAACAACATCATCAAATTCACCATGATGATCATGATCATCATAAACATAAAACACCAAACCCTAAGGAACTAACCATTAATATGACAAGAGCAAAGGATTCAGAAGAGCAATTTATGAAGTGGGTAAATTTTGTTGGTAGCCTTAAACATACTCTCTTTAAAACAGCTAAGAATAAGCTCTTCCCTTCTTACACTTTAACCGTCAGTAAAAATCCTACTAAGGGAGATTTTACTACAATCCAAGATGCCATTGATTCTCTTCCTCTTATTAATCTCGTTCGGGTTGTAATCCAGGTTAAAGCCGACACATACGA ggaGAAAGTGAATATACCCCAACTAAAAGCATTCATAACCATAGAAGGAGAAGGAGCAGATAACACAATAATTCAGTGGGGCGATACGGCCCAAACAATTGGCCCAAACGGACGGCCTGTCGGAACATTCGGATCCGCAACTTTCGCTGTTAATTCACCTTATTTCATTGCCAAGAACATTACCTTCAAG AACACATTTCCAGTACCACCACCAGGGGCAGTAGGAAAGCAGGCAGTAGCATTTCGAATATCAGCAGATACGGCGTCGTTTTTGGGATGTAAATTCTTAGGAGCACAAGACACACTATATGATCATGTAGGGAGGCATTATTACAAAGATTGCTATATTGAAGGAACTGTTGATTTCATATTTGGCAATGGCCTCTCTCTTTTTGAG GGATGTCAAGTGCATGCAGTAGCACACAATTACGGGGCAGTAACAGCACAAGGAAGAAGCAGCATGTTAGATGACACGGGTTTCTCGTTCGTAAATTGTAAGGTCACGGGTTCAGGAGCACTATACCTTGGACGTGCATGGGGTCCCTTCTCTAGGGTTGTCTTTGCTTACACTTATATGGACAATATTATCATTCCCAAAGGATGGTACGATTGGGGTGACCCGACCCGCGACCT GACGGTATTTTATGGACAATACAAGTGCACAGGACCAGGAGCTAGTTATGCAGAGAGAGTAGCTTGGTCCCGAGAGCTTACCGATGAAGAAGCCAAGCCTTTTCTTTCTCTTAGCTTCATCGATGGCTTTGAATGgattattaatttgtaa